One Verrucomicrobiota bacterium genomic window carries:
- a CDS encoding sialidase family protein → MALALAWLTLAMGCGKDKSIQDLGEQTAFRVRSEFTAALNSEKGWAGALNENVSIQADQPFRVRFEVESAPRNSPSQFRLQYRRNAGNWTGVEAHDFPHPLRELDLDFEQMPVGEPPEGWTVEHGNPTGLKVALAGETKVLRGQAEKEPLIGIHVPRWEVTELAAEFRLSSDSTSGVGLVFGYVDAGNHYRLLLDAASGSIRLIRYMNGKETLMAEQKADIPLDRWLTVEIDLENQKAEVNFENDSVEFTVELTANLDSSKLGYYLPANSTAEFREFAIAGEARTPRLSIVSSKTFENGEATTDLLENSNAAFQAGEGVSMAESTGSWPGGGAQGEFEWALVVRRFADDAVTNEEGDTFELRMVTADGKALYPSRNPVLRLSIPPGHLGGTFVETPGRIGPWQASNGDLYFIMEPTETDNLFMMVKSADNGITWREVDGANRPSTNDLEAVDVRKAGDTLHIIHQVTRSVRHHVFRTSDHPTQPDTWAFTDELAALADSMAQAATLVIRSDGSMIAFYVGQTLHYNIRSADGTWGEQVIIDPDAPAAAGPQTVLGANDTVHLAYYRTDGTLWYRRLLSGGTLTDGQQLASGAGATRAEYGAVLPLIYQPGADTLVIIYRLTDGYLWERRVVKGGRPTQPVRVSDRKVVTDAVDSQQPGADFVTDGGVLHVFFIDEDSRSIFATRGDAGGWQPAKLQVGNILGSWVRGNVYVRPDGVKVYGFVYDAGSDGGAGLNRFAEVELDDE, encoded by the coding sequence TTGGCGCTGGCTCTGGCTTGGCTGACCCTCGCGATGGGTTGCGGAAAAGATAAATCCATTCAGGATTTGGGTGAACAGACGGCATTCCGGGTGCGTTCCGAGTTCACCGCGGCCTTGAATTCTGAGAAGGGCTGGGCTGGCGCACTCAACGAGAATGTGAGCATTCAGGCGGACCAGCCATTTCGGGTACGCTTTGAAGTGGAGTCGGCGCCCAGGAACAGTCCGTCGCAGTTTCGACTTCAGTACCGCAGAAACGCAGGCAACTGGACCGGCGTCGAGGCGCACGATTTTCCTCACCCTTTGCGGGAACTGGACCTGGATTTCGAACAGATGCCTGTCGGTGAACCTCCCGAAGGCTGGACGGTTGAGCACGGAAATCCGACCGGCTTGAAGGTCGCCCTGGCCGGGGAGACCAAGGTGCTTCGAGGACAAGCCGAAAAGGAACCACTTATTGGCATCCACGTTCCTCGCTGGGAAGTGACCGAACTGGCGGCGGAATTTCGCCTGTCTTCAGATAGTACAAGCGGAGTCGGATTGGTTTTCGGTTATGTCGATGCCGGAAATCACTACCGGCTTCTTCTCGATGCCGCCTCGGGATCCATTCGCTTGATCCGCTATATGAATGGAAAGGAGACCCTCATGGCAGAGCAAAAAGCCGACATCCCCCTGGACCGGTGGCTCACGGTGGAAATCGATCTGGAAAATCAAAAGGCTGAAGTCAATTTTGAGAATGACTCCGTGGAGTTCACGGTTGAGCTGACGGCGAACCTGGATTCTTCAAAACTCGGTTATTACCTACCCGCAAACAGCACTGCCGAGTTCCGGGAATTCGCCATTGCGGGCGAAGCAAGAACACCGAGGCTAAGCATCGTTTCCAGCAAGACTTTTGAAAACGGAGAGGCCACAACCGATCTTCTGGAGAACTCAAACGCGGCTTTCCAGGCTGGCGAGGGAGTCTCCATGGCCGAGAGCACGGGCTCTTGGCCGGGTGGAGGCGCTCAAGGCGAATTCGAGTGGGCACTCGTAGTCCGGCGCTTCGCTGATGACGCGGTAACCAATGAGGAAGGCGACACCTTTGAGCTTCGCATGGTTACGGCGGACGGCAAGGCTCTGTACCCTTCCCGAAATCCGGTGCTGCGGTTAAGCATTCCCCCCGGCCATCTTGGGGGAACTTTTGTGGAAACGCCGGGCCGGATCGGACCCTGGCAGGCTTCCAACGGCGATCTGTACTTCATCATGGAGCCAACCGAGACGGACAACCTGTTCATGATGGTCAAGTCGGCGGACAACGGGATAACCTGGCGGGAGGTCGATGGAGCAAACCGCCCGAGCACCAATGACCTGGAAGCGGTGGATGTACGCAAAGCAGGGGATACCCTGCATATCATCCACCAGGTGACCCGGTCGGTTCGCCATCACGTGTTTCGCACCTCCGACCACCCGACGCAGCCCGATACCTGGGCCTTTACCGACGAGTTGGCCGCGCTTGCGGACTCCATGGCCCAGGCGGCCACCTTGGTCATCCGTTCCGACGGCAGCATGATTGCATTTTATGTCGGCCAAACACTGCATTACAATATTCGTTCGGCTGACGGCACCTGGGGAGAGCAGGTAATCATTGACCCGGATGCCCCTGCCGCGGCCGGACCCCAGACGGTACTCGGGGCGAACGATACCGTGCACCTCGCCTACTACCGGACCGATGGCACTCTCTGGTATCGCAGGTTGCTGTCCGGCGGTACTTTGACGGATGGCCAACAGCTCGCATCGGGCGCAGGAGCCACGCGTGCGGAGTATGGGGCGGTGTTGCCGCTTATTTACCAGCCTGGGGCGGACACCCTTGTCATCATTTATCGTCTGACCGACGGTTACCTCTGGGAACGGCGGGTGGTGAAAGGCGGACGGCCCACGCAACCGGTGCGTGTCAGCGACCGCAAGGTGGTTACGGACGCAGTGGATTCGCAGCAACCCGGGGCCGACTTCGTTACGGATGGAGGCGTCCTGCATGTCTTCTTCATCGACGAGGACTCACGGTCCATTTTTGCCACCCGGGGGGATGCGGGTGGCTGGCAACCGGCCAAGCTTCAGGTGGGAAACATTCTCGGCTCCTGGGTCCGGGGAAACGTGTATGTTCGCCCGGACGGGGTGAAAGTCTACGGCTTCGTCTATGACGCCGGCTCGGATGGCGGGGCCGGCCTGAACCGCTTCGCTGAAGTGGAACTGGACGATGAATAG